The following are from one region of the Vicugna pacos chromosome 9, VicPac4, whole genome shotgun sequence genome:
- the ZNF473 gene encoding zinc finger protein 473: MTEQFSTLKDIAMDFTLDDWEQLGLDQGDLFWDKALDNYQSLFLLDPLRPNLVSHPEAGEALESLVKGSPESTAPDTAEAKTSLPLDILEEGLSQETVETFSKDGLWNSPLGEACIDQSWLDSLLGDPEDLLQADTVTSKENPTECKSHELKRGLSPKSFLFPGADSVMPDCPEKSQTPAKSQEFGNNFGYYSDQSQQDTIQGEATPYKCSECGKSFSQSYHLIQHWIIHTREEPPVQQKYEKDFNQSFCLFVQPVPDTGYKSYVSNKCGETFSQNTHLWHQKVHTEEEPCKSQDSDCPSGHNTQPVEHQKTHTRRKSSKCNKRGRSFSQTFHLTHHQRAHSRKRYECAKCKATFNFKKYLLQHEKTHAAKTTPECQDCRRAFRRRSSLIEHQSVHTGEKPYKCDECGKPFSHILTLKIHQRVHSGAKCYRCSECGKAFYRNTHLSEHQRSHTGYRPHKCHQCVRSFSRPSHLIRHLSVHATEKPYTCAECKATFSCNEHLVQHQKIHAVETPYECQECGERFVCHSTLTCHLSVHTGEQRGHDEGRKTLNENPGQRVHPGVGEKRFKCDKCGKTFSRSKYLAQHERVHARVKPFECNQCGKAFGQSTQLSRHQRTHSGVRPYECGDCGQTFIRSTSLTKHQSLHRDEHTFTCNECGKTFSQSTCLAEHQLIHAAGESFKPSKYDEAFAHNHPLTQHQGTQAGKKSFECHECGKTFQQSSCLSKHQRVHMGEKPYECGDCGKTFSLGAQLTQHQRVHTREKPYMCEECGKTFSQSSCLSKHQRVHTGEKPYKCGDCGKTFSRGAPLARHQRIHTGEKPYVCQECGKAFSQSSSLSKHQRVHTGEKPYVCAECGRAFTQKANLTHHERTHTGEKPYACDVCGKAFGLSAHLSQHQRVHTQEKPYQCQHCQKAFCCCSGLGQHH, translated from the exons TGGGGCTGGACCAGGGGGACCTGTTCTGGGACAAAGCACTGGACAATTACCAGAGCCTCTTCCTGCTAG ACCCCCTCAGACCCAACCTGGTCTCCCATCCAGAGGCTGGGGAAGCACTGGAGTCCCTGGTGAAAGGAAGCCCAGAGTCAACAGCCCCTG ACACAGCTGAGGCCAAGACCTCTCTGCCACTGGACATCTTGGAGGAAGGACTCTCCCAGGAGACTGTGGAGACGTTTTCCAAGGATGGCCTCTGGAACTCCCCTTTGGGAGAAGCCTGCATAGACCAGAGCTGGTTAGACAGTTTACTCGGAGATCCAGAAGATCTTCTGCAGGCTGATACTGTTACCAGCAAGGAAAATCCCACAGAATGCAAGAGCCACGAACTCAAGAGAGGCCTCAGCCCCAAGTCCTTCCTCTTCCCAGGAGCAGATTCTGTGATGCCCGATTGTCCTGAAAAGAGCCAGACGCCAGCTAAGTCTCAGGAATTTGGGAATAACTTTGGCTACTACTCAGATCAGAGCCAGCAGGATACCATCCAGGGAGAGGCGACACCATATAAATGTAGTGAATGTGGGAAGAGCTTCAGCCAGAGTTACCATCTTATCCAGCACTGGATTATCCACACTAGGGAGGAACCTCCTGTGCAGCAAAAGTACGAGAAAGATTTCAACCAAAGTTTTTGCCTTTTTGTGCAACCTGTGCCTGACACCGGCTACAAATCCTACGTGTCTAACAAGTGCGGGGAAACTTTTAGTCAGAACACACACCTGTGGCATCAGAAAGTTCACACTGAAGAAGAACCATGTAAGAGTCAAGACAGTGACTGTCCATCGGGTCACAACACACAGCCTGTGGAGCATCAGAAAACCCACACCAGGAGGAAATCCTCCAAATGTAACAAACGTGGCAGGAGTTTCAGCCAAACTTTTCATCTCACTCACCATCAGAGGGCCCACTCTCGGAAACGCTATGAATGTGCCAAATGCAAGGCGAccttcaactttaaaaaataccttctCCAACATGAGAAAACTCACGCTGCGAAAACGACCCCCGAGTGTCAGGACTGCAGGAGGGCCTTCAGGCGAAGGTCCTCGCTCATTGAACACCAGTCTGTTCACACTGGAGAAAAGCCTTATAAGTGTGATGAGTGTGGGAAACCCTTCAGCCATATCCTGACCCTCAAGATCCACCAGAGGGTTCACAGTGGAGCAAAGTGTTACAgatgcagtgaatgtgggaaagccttttaCCGCAATACTCACCTTAGTGAACACCAGAGGAGTCACACGGGCTACAGGCCCCACAAGTGTCACCAGTGTGTCAGGAGTTTCAGCCGGCCCTCCCACCTGATTCGACACCTGTCTGTCCACGCCACTGAAAAGCCCTACACCTGTGCTGAATGCAAAGCGACCTTCAGCTGTAATGAACACCTTGTTCAGCACCAGAAAATCCACGCTGTGGAAACTCCCTACGAGTGTCAGGAGTGTGGCGAGCGCTTTGTTTGCCACTCGACCCTAACTTGCCACCTGAGTGTTCACACCGGAGAACAACGGGGACATGACGAGGGCAGGAAGACCCTGAACGAGAACCCAGGGCAGAGAGTGCATCCAGGGGTTGGCGAGAAGCGCTTTAAATGTGATAAATGTGGGAAAACCTTCAGCCGCAGCAAATACCTGGCTCAGCACGAGAGGGTCCACGCCAGGGTGAAGCCCTTTGAGTGTAACCAGTGCGGGAAAGCCTTTGGCCAAAGTACGCAGCTCAGCCGCCATCAGCGGACCCACTCTGGAGTGAGGCCATATGAATGTGGGGACTGCGGGCAGACCTTCATCCGTAGCACCTCCCTCACCAAACATCAGTCCCTCCACAGGGATGAGCACACCTTTACATGTAACGAATGTGGAAAGACGTTCAGTCAAAGCACATGTCTCGCAGAACATCAGTTAATCCATGCTGCAGGGGAGTCATTTAAACCTAGCAAGTATGATGAAGCCTTTGCCCACAATCACCCCCTTACTCAGCACCAGGGAACTCAGGCTGGAAAGAAGTCCTTTGAGTGTCATGAATGTGGGAAAACGTTCCAGCAGAGCTCGTGCCTTTCCAAGCATCAGAGAGTTCACATGGGTGAGAAGCCCTACGAATGCGGCGACTGTGGGAAAACCTTCAGCCTGGGTGCTCAACTCACTCAACACCAGAGAGTTCACACCAGAGAAAAGCCTTACATGTGTGAGGAATGCGGGAAAACCTTCAGCCAGAGCTCGTGCCTTTCCAAGCATCAGAGAGTTCACACAGGCGAGAAGCCCTACAAATGCGGCGACTGTGGGAAAACCTTTAGCCGGGGCGCTCCGCTCGCCCGACaccagagaattcatactggagaaaAGCCTTATGTGTGTcaggaatgtgggaaagccttcagccaGAGCTCGAGCCTCTCCAAGCATCAGAGAGTTCACACCGGGGAGAAGCCCTATGTGTGTGCAGAATGTGGGAGAGCCTTTACCCAGAAAGCAAATTTGACGCACCATGAGAGAACTCACACTGGGGAGAAGCCCTATGCTTGCGATGTGTGTGGGAAGGCTTTTGGCCTCAGTGCCCACCTCAGTCAGCACCAGAGAGTTCACACCCAGGAGAAGCCATACCAGTGTCAACACTGCCAGAAGGCCTTTTGCTGCTGCTCCGGTCTCGGCCAACATCACTGA